Genomic DNA from Gilliamella sp. ESL0441:
TCGTATCATATTGAAATATAGGGTTATAATAACCTAAAGCTCGCAGTGCTTTTTGGGCTTCACTTTCAAAATAGCGTTTGAAATTTGGTGTATCACTGACTTTATCGGGAGTGATTAACGAAATGCGAGCATCAACATTGTCAGCAAGTTCCCCTGATAACCCCTTAATAGATAACTTCATGTCAGCATAACTCGATGCTGAAACAAGTGTTACTGCTAAAAGTAAACAAAATGAACAGGAAAATCGTGACACAAAAACCTCGATATTTTAAAGTTTAATAATTATTATTTGAATGAGTATATAGGCTTGTTTAGATAACAAATTTACCATATTTAATGTTTGATCGTCTATGAAATGCTATGAAAATTAAGATTTATTGGATAAAAATTTCTCTAAAAAGTTTTATCTTAAATTTGTAAATCTAATCTTTTAAAAGATTAAATAAAATTATTTTTACATAACTCGATATTTTTTCTTAATTTTAGAATTGTTAGCTGATGTTTTCAATCTAAAATTAAGCTTCAATCAGGCATTAAAAAATTTAACTCTTTGATTGATGCTTGAAGCAGTGATAGTGAAAGACACGTTCTAATGAATAACAGATTTAAATAATTTTTTATCTAAAAAGTTTAACTCATTTAGAAAACCTAATATTTAAGCCTCTTTGTATTAGCGAAAAGGCTATTTTTTCTGAACAATAGACCTATGTTCAAAAATTGCGATTACTAGGCTACATGACTTTTATTTCATGAAATGCAGAACGATTAGTAATTAATTTTTAATGATGAAGCTGTCGATTTTGGTTAATTAATGCATTAATGTGCATTAGTTTCAAAGAAATCTACTAAATTAAATTTAGTAGATTTTCATCAATTTTGATTTAATCTTCAAGCAATGTTACCTGACCAATATAAGGTAAATGGCGATAATGTTGAGCGTAATCAATACCATAACCAACGACAAACTCATCAGGAATTGAAAAACCAATATATTTTACCGGTACAGCCACTTCACGACGGGAAGGCTTGTCTAAAAGCGTACAAATCTCAATACTACGAGGATGGCGTAATTTCAAAATAGCCATGACTTTACTTAACGTATTACCGGTATCAATAATATCTTCAACAATTAACACGTCTTTATCACGAATATCTTCATCCAAATCTTTCAATATTTTGACGTCTCGATTACTGACAACTGCATTACCATAACTTGATGCTGTCATAAAATCAACTTCATGACCGACAGTAATTGCACGGCTTAAATCTGCCATAAAAATAAACGAACCACGTAGCAGACCAACTAAAATAAGCTCATTTTGGCTATGTTTATAATCTTGGCTAATTTGTTGTCCTAGTTCTTTAATCCGTTTTTGAATATCATCCGTTGATATCATCATGTCTAAAGTGTGTTTCTTCATTACTAATACTCAAAAAATTTAAAAAATAAGTTAGATTTTAACAATTTTCATTGATAAAAAGAATAACCAAGCTTCTTTTTATCTGCTAAGTTTAAGGTTTGATAACCGGATGCTAATTAAAGCATACTTTTATTGATCAATTTATTAGCATCAATCTTGGCTGCTTTTTTTTCTAAGCGACGTTTTTTGAAAAATTGACTGAGTAGCAAGCTGCATTCATCAGCTAACACGCCCCCTTGCACTTGCGCAACGTGATTAATTCCTTGATAAGATAGAATATTAATAAACGAGCCAGCAGCCCCCGTTTTATAATCACTTGCTCCATATACCACTCGTTTAATTCGACTATGGATTATTGCACCAGCACACATAATACAGGGTTCAAGTGTGACAAAAAGCGTCGTATTGATTAAACGATAATTATTGATAGATTTACCTGCTTGCTCGATAGCAAGCATTTCCGCATGAGCGGTCGGATTATGGGTCAATATCGATTGGTTAAAACCTTCACCAATAACTTGATTATCTTGATCGACAATCACCGCACCAACCGGAATCTCACCTAAGGATTCAGCACGCTTGGCGAGCGTTAATGCGTATTGCATCCAATCTTCATCTGACATAGCCATCATTTATAAATTGTTCAAATTTAATACGTCTCGCATGTCGTAGAGTCCAACAGGCTGTTTTGCAAGCCATAGTGCAGCACGGACAGCACCATTGGCAAATGTCATACGACTAGATGCTTTATGGCTAATTTCAACACGTTCGCCTATATCGGCAAAAATTGCCGTATGTTCACCAACAATGTCTCCCGCTCGAATGGTTGAGAAACCAATTGCCCCTTTTGGTCTTTCACCGGTATGACCTTCACGACAATAAATTGCACGATCTTTCAAATTACAATTTAAAGCTTGCGCTATCGATTCGCCCATAGCAAGAGCCGTACCCGATGGGGCATCGACTTTATAACGATGATGAGCTTCAATAATTTCGATATCGGTATAATCACCCATGATTTTTGTGGCTTTTTCAAGTAATTTAAGGACTAAATTTACACCTACACTAAAATTCGCAGCAAAAACGATGGCAATCTTTTTTGCAGCATCCGTAATAGCTTGCTTACCTGCATCATCAAAACCTGTTGTTCCGATGATCATCATTTTTTTATGTTCAACACAAAAATTTAAATGAGCAAGCGTACCTTCTGGTCGGGTAAAATCAATTAACAAATCAAATTGATCCTTGGCGAGTTCTAAATTATCCGTGATAGTGACTCCACAAATCCCTATTCCAGCAAGTTCACCAGCATCGCTTCCAATCAGTGAAGAACCTTGTCTTTCAAATGCAGCACCTAGAGTTACCCCTTCGATTTGTGCCACAGATTGAATTAATTGACGTCCCATTTTTCCACCTGCGCCAGCAATAGCGATACGGATGAGGTTTGTTGACATAAAATTTTCCTTATCTTTTTTTGATATAATTTAAATATTATATCGGAAAACATAATACTTATACACTGCACAAAAATTAAAATGCCATAATTTAAATAACGTTTTGTAATAATTTAAATGAGCATTCTCATATATCGTTAATGATATTTGGGATGAAATATGATTGTCGCTGTTCTTAATTTCAGCAGTAGTTAACGTTAAAAGATTATTGCTATTGGCGTGCATTTTTCTGGCAAAAATTGGGTTAAAAAAGGACGCTTAAATGCGTCCAATCATTTTATAAAACTTTTAGTAATTCAACATCAAAAATCAAAGTACTGTAGGGTGGAATTGAGCCGCCCGCACCTTGTGCACCATAAGCAAGTTCTTGAGGAATATAAAGTCTCCATTTGGAACCTTCAGGCATCAGCTGTAATGCTTCAACCCACCCCTGGATAACGCCATTAACCGGAAACTCAGCGGGTTGTCCTCGTTGTACAGAGCTGTCAAAAACAGTTCCATCGATCAATTGTCCCGTATAATGAACTTGAACACGGTCTGTTGATTTAGGTAAAGCGCCAGTACCTTCGGTAATAATTTCATACTGTAGGCCTGATTCAGTTGATTTAATGCCATCTTTTTTGATATTTTCTGCTAAAAAATCTTTACCCGCTTGCGCAATTTTTTCAGCTTGTTTGGCTTTTTCTTCTGTGGCTTTTTCATGCATATGACGTAATGCGTCATGTAATTCATGTAATGGTAACGCTGGCTGATTATCGGCTAAAACGTCTTGCATTGCAGATTTTAATGCGTCAAGATCTAAATCATTTAAACCCGATTCCTTTAATTGTTGACCAATTTGTAATCCAATAGCATAACTTGCTTTTTGATTTATCGTTTCTAATTTCATTTTTTACCTTTTGAGTTGTAGTTTATAAATATATGTTAAAACTTTATTAAGTTTGTAGATACCAAGATAAATGTCAAGTAATAAATACCTTTATCTAATTAACATTACCTATTTATTACATAATTTATAAAGAATTTATTATTTTGGCTAGCGCTTAGTTAAAATATCAGCGATAATAGGTAACATTGTATTTTCAAAATGGATTAAGTTTAATGCAGTTACGTAAATTTACTTCGCTTGCAATTGTGACAAGTATTTTGTTAACCGGTTGTTCAACCATCGATCGTTTGGTTTATAGACCAGATATTAATCAAGGTAATTATGTGACACAAGATGCAGTTGATTTACTAAAAGTTGGACAAACGAAGGAACAGGTCGTATTTATAATGGGATCACCTATGTTAACGTCAGTTTTTGGTGATAATGTTTGGTACTATGTTTTCCGTCAACAACCACAGCATGGCAGTGTCAGCCAAATTACTTATTCTATTTATTTTAACGAAATGGGTACAGTTTCTGATATCAAAACTTCTTCATTAGAAGGTTCGAAGACTTTACAAGAAATGGATAAACAAGAATCGTCTGAACAAGTTGATTCGAATACAGATAGTGAAAACGTAGAATAAATTACTCAGTTATTATGTGAAATATAAAAACCTCGCCATTTGACGAGGTTTTTTGTTAAGTGAGTTATATTTCTTTAGGGGATATTTTTTCAACTATTATGCTAAAAATATAATAAAAAGTTACAGAACTGAAAGTATCTACGATAAAATTTCTAAAATGATTTTAAATTGATTGCATTAACTAAATTATTTTACCCTTTGAGACAAAATATTTACTCATAGGATAAAATAGGGGAGATTACATGCCAGATTTGTTAATCCTATGAAGAAATTATTTTCTATTTATCAACGTTTAATATTAGTGAAAAACTTCATCAGCAAAACGCCTTTTTTATGATAAAATAACTCAAAAGTGATTAATCTAAAATTCAGTTATTCAATAAGTTAGGGATTCGTAAAAACAGAACTAACCTAAAGTAAATGAAAGAATAGGATGAAAAATCCTATATACTCTATTAAAAATTCAATTCCTC
This window encodes:
- the tadA gene encoding tRNA adenosine(34) deaminase TadA, with the protein product MMAMSDEDWMQYALTLAKRAESLGEIPVGAVIVDQDNQVIGEGFNQSILTHNPTAHAEMLAIEQAGKSINNYRLINTTLFVTLEPCIMCAGAIIHSRIKRVVYGASDYKTGAAGSFINILSYQGINHVAQVQGGVLADECSLLLSQFFKKRRLEKKAAKIDANKLINKSML
- the bamE gene encoding outer membrane protein assembly factor BamE — its product is MQLRKFTSLAIVTSILLTGCSTIDRLVYRPDINQGNYVTQDAVDLLKVGQTKEQVVFIMGSPMLTSVFGDNVWYYVFRQQPQHGSVSQITYSIYFNEMGTVSDIKTSSLEGSKTLQEMDKQESSEQVDSNTDSENVE
- the dapB gene encoding 4-hydroxy-tetrahydrodipicolinate reductase; this encodes MSTNLIRIAIAGAGGKMGRQLIQSVAQIEGVTLGAAFERQGSSLIGSDAGELAGIGICGVTITDNLELAKDQFDLLIDFTRPEGTLAHLNFCVEHKKMMIIGTTGFDDAGKQAITDAAKKIAIVFAANFSVGVNLVLKLLEKATKIMGDYTDIEIIEAHHRYKVDAPSGTALAMGESIAQALNCNLKDRAIYCREGHTGERPKGAIGFSTIRAGDIVGEHTAIFADIGERVEISHKASSRMTFANGAVRAALWLAKQPVGLYDMRDVLNLNNL
- a CDS encoding FKBP-type peptidyl-prolyl cis-trans isomerase, whose amino-acid sequence is MKLETINQKASYAIGLQIGQQLKESGLNDLDLDALKSAMQDVLADNQPALPLHELHDALRHMHEKATEEKAKQAEKIAQAGKDFLAENIKKDGIKSTESGLQYEIITEGTGALPKSTDRVQVHYTGQLIDGTVFDSSVQRGQPAEFPVNGVIQGWVEALQLMPEGSKWRLYIPQELAYGAQGAGGSIPPYSTLIFDVELLKVL
- the hpt gene encoding hypoxanthine phosphoribosyltransferase, whose amino-acid sequence is MKKHTLDMMISTDDIQKRIKELGQQISQDYKHSQNELILVGLLRGSFIFMADLSRAITVGHEVDFMTASSYGNAVVSNRDVKILKDLDEDIRDKDVLIVEDIIDTGNTLSKVMAILKLRHPRSIEICTLLDKPSRREVAVPVKYIGFSIPDEFVVGYGIDYAQHYRHLPYIGQVTLLED